The DNA sequence TGCTGCCATCAAACAAGACATGCAATCAGAGGCAGCTATGGATCGTCTCATTTGTGGAGACGTCGGCTATGGAAAAACAGAAGTAGCTATGCGCACTGCGTTCAAGGCAGTATGTGATGGTCATAAACAAGTTGCAGTTCTTGTCCCTACTACTATTTTAGCAATGCAGCACTATGAAACATTTTGCCAAAGAATGGCGAACTTTCCCGTCCAAATAGGTCTTGCTTGTAGATTTTGCTCTTCTTCTCAAATAAAAAAAACACTTCAATCCGTTCAAGAAGGTGCCATTGATATTTTGATTGGCACTCAAAGGATCATTAGTCAAGATGTACGGTTTAAAAACCTAGGTCTTATCATTATCGACGAAGAACAACGATTTGGGGTCCGTGCAAAAGAGCGTCTAAAAACTACAAAAACAGGAGTTGATTGCTTAACCCTTTCTGCGACACCGATTCCTCGTACTTTGTATCTTTCCCTAATTGGTATCAAGAAGATCTCGATGATCAATACTCCTCCACAAGATCGTTTGCCGATTAAATCTATAATTACAGAGCGTAATCATTCTGTTATACAAAATGCCATAGCCAGAGAGCTATTGCGCGATGGACAAGTGTTCTTTATCCATAATCGTATTGAAACTATTTTTCAAATCGCTAAAGAATTACAAAAACTAGCTCCAGAAGCGCGTATCGTAGTAGGACATGGGCAAATGTCTTCTGATGAAATCGATGGGGTCTTTCATGCCTTTAAACAAGGAGAAGCAGATATTTTAGTCTCCACCATCATTGTAGAAAATGGAATTGATATCCCCAATGCCAATACCATTTTGATTGACCGATCTGATACATTTGGAATAGCTGACCTCTATCAGATGCGAGGTCGAGTAGGCAGATGGAATAAGCCAGCTTATGCGTATTTTTTAGTCCCAGCTAAAAAACAACTTTCTGAAATTACCTTGAAACGTTTAGAAGCTCTGAGTTTATCCTCCGGATACGGAGGAGGCATGAGGGTTGCTATGCGCGATTTAGAGATCAGAGGAGCAGGTGACATACTTGGCATACAACAATCAGGACAAGTTTCCTCCATTGGATTTCATCTCTATTGTAAATTACTAAAAAAAGCGGTAAGCGCGCTAAGTAAAAATAAAACTATATCTTTTACAGAAACCAAAATGGAGTTTTCTTTTGATGCACTCATTCCAGATACCTATATAAATGAACCCACTTTACGCATGGAAACTTATCACCGCTTTGGAGATGCTATTACTCCCCAAGAATTAGATATCCTCCTTGTAGAATTAACAGATCGCTTTGGCTCTTATCCTATGCAAATACTTTGGCTCTATCATTTAACACGCTTGAGAATCTTTGCTTCTGCCCATCAATTCACACTGCTCAAATTTAGTAAGAAAACGCTTACCGCACAACAACAAAGTGGAAAAACTATCTTAAAGAAACTATTAGCTCTACCTAAAATTACTCACCCTAAACAACTTGAAGAGAGCGTCATTGCTGCTCTGAAAAAAGAGTTTTCGATTAAGAACTCAAAAGTTTTTTAGTTTAAACAGAAACATTTTTATTTATAAAAAAAAATCTAGACATTTTTTCTTATACAAGTTATACAGTAGGCCCGTTTTTTAGCATTGCTCTTATTTTTAGAGCTTTAGCATGTAACAAAAGGAAAAATTTTATGAGCATTCATTTCCCATTACAATCTTTACAAGGTCCTTTTCATGCAGTTGGTCTAGTAAAGCCCAATGAACCTGTCACAGTAAATTCTATAGCAAAACCTATATTTGAAACTATGCAAGCAGGAACAAATTATATCGCAAGTAAGTTAACGCTTAATAAACTTGCCAAAGCAGGTATTATACTTGGAGCTGTACAAGCAATGAGCAGTATTCCAACAGCCGATGCAGGACTTATCTGTTTTAGCTGGTGTATGGGAATATGTTTAGGCTCATCAACAGGCACAGGAGGAGCCTTTGCTCCTTTCTGTACTGCAACATGTCTTGCATTTTGTGGTCCTACTCCAACTCCATAGACCTACAGGGCAAAAAACATTCTATCCTTACAAACTTGAGACCTAGTTTTTAATGTTAGGAAATTTTACTAACAATCCACAAATCTTAATTTAAGCATTTGTGGATTGCATTTTTCTAAAAAGATCGTTACCTTATCATAAGAATTTTATAAAAAAAATTTTTCATGGATAGTACTTTTACCGAATTAGAGATCAGAAAGTTGTGGGTAAGGATTTTTCTCTTTTCTATTCTTCTTGAAATTATCAGTTATATAGATGCTTTAGAGCTTGGAAAGATTCCAAAAGATGTACTATCTGCTGGAAGTACATTTGGATTCTTTTGCTTATATAAATGGATGCTTTTCTATTTTGGATACCTTAAAAAGGGTATTAAATTTTTAACATATGCAATCTATGCAAACGCTTTTGGAATGGGAATACAAGCATTGTCTTTTTTTTTTGAAGAAGTTTTGATTTTTCAATCGTTTAATTCACAATTAAAAAAAATGCACCCTCTTTTTTTGTTTCTTACTTATCTAACTTCTTTTGCACTTTTTTACGCTAATGTAAAGTTAAGAAAAGTGAACAAAATCAGGAAACTATCTTAGCAACTCATAAGTGCTAACTTAAAAAGCAATTGCGAATTGCCCCCCTTTTTTAACGTAAGTGACTTTTAGGGACCCCCATTCCAATATTGCGATGATAGGCTCCTTTAACGCGTTGTTCTTGCATCTCTCGAGAACGTTTAATGATATCCATTCCTTTTTCAACGTGATCAGCCATATAACGCTGATAAACAGATTCTGAACTTTTTTTGGTTTTTATTCCAAAGTTAGCTAGCGGTAGATCAGAAACGAGCAGAAGAGCTCCGAGTGTAAATTTACGCTTATAGCTTGCTGAAAATAATGTGGCACACTCCATTTCAATGGCCTGTGCTTTTGTAGCTTTGAGCAAGTTTTTAAACTCTTCATTGAATTCCCAAAAGCGCATGTTTGTCGTATAGGTAATGCCAATATGGTAAACCGCTTTTTGCAATTCCAATACATCGGTTACCGCTTTTTGCATCAAAAAATTAGATAAAGCGGGCACATCAGGAGGGAAATAGAAGTCAGAGGTCCCTTCACCTCGAATGCTTGCTACTGGAACAAGATAGTCCCCTATTTGATAACGCCTTCTTAAACCTCCACACATTCCCAAAAGCAGGCTTGCTTTAATTGGCAAAAAGGAACACAAATCAACCACTAGGGCAGCAGCAGGTGAGCCAATTTTAAAATCTAAAATACTGATATCCTCTGCTGGGCAATGAGCCACTTTAAACATCGCCCCTTCGATAACCGGTACAGATCTGCTTTTTGCAAAATATTCTACATACCTAGGGAAATTGGTTAATAGTAGATTTGATTGAAATTTTGCAACTTCACACCCCGAATATCGCTCTAATGTCTCTATAGCAAACTGCTCTTCTGTAATCTCTTCTCGCACTTAAATCTCCTTACAGCCCTTTTTTACCTTAGATCATTTTATAGACAAAAAATCAACTTTAAAATTTAATTATTAGTTTTTTAAAATGTTTTGCTTGGATCTTTAGCAAACCCTTCTTTATCTTATCACAAAGGAGCTAAAAAAGTGCTCATTTCATCTATTCAAACAGCTACCAATTATATCTTCTCTCCTATTAACCAAAGAATTTTGAATATAACGCAAACAGCTGATTGGAAAGAAAAAACCATGCTGGCAGGTCTTATTATTTCGGTTTGTTGCGCTGTTATCACTTTTTTTACACAAACAGTCTTTATTTGTGGTGCATTTGCAACGCTCTCCGGAGTATGTAGTCTAGGAACTTTATTCATACGCAATTATGAGAGTTTAAAAAAAATGAGAGAATGTGTCGAAGACCTAGAAAGGCAAAATCAAAACCTTGCTGCTCATAATCAAGAGTTAAACTCTCTAGTTACCCAGCAAAGAGATATCGTCATTGATCTCACAAAAGAAAATAGAAATCTAAAAATAGAAGTGACAAAGCTGACTGCTCATACAAATTGTTTAAGCCAGACCAGTAAAGATCTGCTCGATTCTGTTGATGATTTACATATCAACCTTGCAGAGCTAAAACCTACTTCAACAGGAATTCAAGAAACAGCAAAAAAACTCAGTGATTTTTCTATAACTATGGAGAAGCAACAAACAGTAGCTAAGCACTTAATGGAACTGATCTCTAAAACGTCTACAGAGCAAGCTGATCAATTAGAAGGTGAAAAGAAAATCATTGAACAACTGGTATCCTTACAAAATAAGGATACAACTCTACAAAAAGTCAAAGAACTAAATCACCTTCATCAGCAAATCTCTTGTAGTCATGATAAATTAGCAGAAGCTCTTAAAAGCTATAGCGATTTACAAGTTAAAGTAGCTCAAACATCTACGCAACTATCTAGCTTGCAAGCAGAATATGCCTTAGAAAACACCCGCCTCCAGGAGACCCGTCAAGAACTATCTGTGGTTTCTAGAGAATTACAAAAAATACGTTCTGATCTGCAATCTCTTTTATCAGAACATAGATCTCTTTTATCAGAAAAAAAAGAACTGCAGTCTGCCCTGACTTTACAGGTTGATCGTTTACAAAAATTACATACGGAACTAGGCTTACATAGCTCAGACAGAAGTAATAACTTACATCAATAAACTTTCTGTTCTTCAAATTTTTTAAGAACGCAATAGCATTTATTGATTGGGTTTTGTATTGGCTATGCTTCTCAACACCTATAGTGAAAACTTAAAATTGATTATCAGATTCTGTCTATATAGAAAACAACAAAAAATTTACTTTGAAAATCAACCTATTGTGCATATCCTCGGGTTTTTTTTAAAATCCAACGATTTCTAAAAAAAACACATGCAGATAAAGCTAATTCCTCTTTTTTGTGAAGAACTTATCTAAAAAGCGGTTAAATTATAGAAAAGCAAAATAGTTAGTAACTGCTCTTTAAAAAGATTTAATATAAAATGCTAAACTTCTAGCAAGACTTGAAATCTTGCATTTTAAACATCTATCATTCAAAATGGTCTTTTTAAAAGAGGAAAGGCATGGCCCAATATATAAGCGATCTAAGAAGTGGCTTTAAAATAGAAATAGAAAAAGAGCCTTATACTGTTGTTAGCAATGAGTTTGTTAAACCAGGGAAAGGTCAGCCTTTCAATCGTATTAAACTCAAGCACTTAATGACAGGGCGTGTTATAGAAAAAACTTTTAAATCAGACGAAAAGATAGCACTAGCAGATGTAGAAGAGTTAAAGATGCGTATGTTATACAAGGAATCTGATGGGATTGTTTTTATGGATGATCAGTCCTTTGAACAATTTACCATTCCTCTTTCTCTATTGGAAGATAAACAGCAGTGGCTGCTTGAAGAGATTTTGTATGATGTAACCTTCTATAAAGGACAACCGATTGATGTTATTCCTCCTACTTTTATGGAAATGCGTATTGTTGAAACGGCTCCAGGAGCACGTGGAGACACCGCCTCTGGACGTGTCCTAAAGCCAGCAGTTACAGAAAGTGGTGCAAAAATACAAGTTCCTATCTTTATTGAAGAAGGAGAAAAGATTAAAATAGACACACGTACAGGAGAATACGTCGCTCGTGTCTAAAAAGGATCTCTCTTTATTGTATAGCAGAGCTGATCTGTTTGCTAAAGTACGCAACTTCTTTTTTCAAAGAAAGGTTTTAGAAGTAGATTGCCCTGCTTTATCTTTGACAGCTCCCATAGATCCACATATCGATGTAATGAAGGTTTGCTTAAATGACAAAATAGGCTATTTACATACCTCTCCAGAATACCGCATGAAACGGCTGCTATCTTATGGAATCAAAGATATTTACCAACTCAGTCACGTGTTTCGAGATCATGAATTCGGTAGATGGCATAATCCAGAATTCACCATGCTGGAATGGTATCGAATAGACTGGTCTTTAGAGCAAATCATTAGAGAAACTTTGGATCTATTGCAGATGGCCTTAGGCACTCTTCCTATTCAGACTTATACCTATCAAGAAGCTTTCACTCAAGCTACAAAAATCGATTGTGATACATGCAGTACACAAAGCTTATTTGACTGTCTAAAAACTCATAAAATGCAAATATCCGATACAAATTGGGATAGGGCTTCTTTGATTCAGTTAGTGATGAACTCTGTGGTTGAACCTACTTTGGATCCTCATCATCTGACTGTTATTACCGATTTCCCTATAGAACAAGCAGCTCTTGCTAAAACCCGTTTAGTCGATCAAAAGCTCGTAGCATGTCGTTTTGAGGTATATTATAAAACGGTAGAAATAGCAAATGGATATCAAGAATTAACCGACCCACAAGAAAATAAACTGCGCATTGAAAAAGCTAACCAAACTCGCCTTTCAATGGGAAAAGAAGCTCTTCCTGTCGATGAAAAATTTATCCAAGATCTTGAACTTCCTTCTTGCTGTGGAGTAGCCTTAGGTTTCGATCGCTTACTTGCTCTCAAACATGAGTTAAATAACTTAAAACCCATCCTGCCTTTTTCTTGGGATGAAGCTTAAATCCATTTTTGTACAATGGGAAATCGCCTTCCTGCTTGAAAAGCCCTTTGGCTCACACGAATTCCGGGAGCTGCTTGCTGGCGTTTATACTCTGCATTACATATTCTTTTAATTAATTGCCTCACCAAGTCAAGTGGTATTTGATATTGATGAGAAATCTCTTCAGGAGAAAAATGCTCTTCCATATACCCTTGTAATACTTGATCTATAATATCATAAGGAGGAAGAGAATCACTATCTAATTGATTGGGCTTAAGCTCAGCTGAAGGAGGTTTTTTTAATGTAGATTTAGGAATACGTTGTTTATGTAGGTTTGCTAAAATATACACCTGCTGCTTAGTCACATCTGATAGTACGCTTAAACCTCCACACATATCCCCATATAAAGTACAATAACCCATTGCCATTTCACTTTTATTACCCGTACTTAAAACCAAGCATCCAAACTTGTTGGAAAAAGCCATTAAAATGGCCCCTCTAATACGAGCTTGCAAATTCTCTTCTGTTACATCAAACTTTTGATCTACAAAATAAGGCTGTAAAAGTTCAAGATATGCTTGAAATGGTTTTTCAATAGGAATCTGTTTTAACGTTATTTTTAAGTTTTCTGCTAATTCTATAGCATCCAAGAGACTTTGTTTTGAACTATAGCGAGAAGGCATGGTAATGCCTAATACATTTTCTTTACCTAATGCATCCACTGCTATACAAGCTGTCAAGGCGGAATCAATTCCACCTGATATCCCAAGGCAAGCTTTTTTAAATCCCAGTTTAACAAAGTAATCCCTCACGCCTAATACCAGCGCCTGATATAAATCTTTGAACGGATCCGTAGTAAAAGTATAGGGTGTAGATATAGATTCTGTATCAAAAAGCATGCTATCTTCTTCGAATCCTTTTGCTAATTGTTGCAGTTTAGCTTGGCTGTTTATATAGGTACTATAGCCTGCAAATATAAGCTGATCATTAGCTCCCACTTGACAGCAAAGCACAACAGGACATCTCAATGTACGGGCACAAGCAAGACATACTTCAATACGAGTTTCTAATTTTTGAAATCTATAGGGAGAAGCTGACAAGTTAAGGATAAGATCTGGTTGTAAATCAGCTAGATTTAATACAGGATCGTGTGTATAAGCACCCTCTAAATGCTGCCACATATCCTCACAAATCAAAATACCTATTTTTTTACCTTTCAATGGCCAAATGCGGGTTTTTAAAACCGGTTCAAAATAACGCCTTTCATCAAAGACATCGTAGGTAGGAAGCAACTGTTTATCTTGAAAACCTAAAAGTTTTCTATTGTAAATCACCGCAGCACTATTTATCAGAGATTTTTCTGCTCTTTCTTTGTTTTGACGAACTAATCCTAGAATAACAATTAACCCAGAAGATGCTTCAATGATTTGCTCTAAATAATAAGCATGTGCTTCAATAAAGGTCCTTTGTAATAATAAGTCCTCTGGAGGATAGCCGGACAAAATAAGTTCTGAAAAGAGAACAAGCTCTGCATTGCTTAAGCGCGCCTGTTCTAAAGAATAAAGTATTTTTTTTGTGTTTCCTTCTAAATCACCAATAGTTGGATTTAATTGAGAAACAAAAATACGCATAGACCCTTCTTAATTTCTTTTTTTTAAAATAGCCGATTTAATCAATTAGCCTCAATACTTGACGTCTAATCTATGAAAAGAGATAATTATTCCCTTTATTTCAAAAAATACATACAGGAAGAATATGAAACAAATGCGAGAACATTGGGGCTCAAAAATTGGCTTTATTTTAGCTACAGCCGGATCAGCAATTGGTCTTGGTAGCCTCTGGCGTTTCCCTTATGTGACAGGGCAAAATGGAGGAGGCTTATTCGTTCTACTTTACCTAGTGTTTACCTTCTTCATTGCTCTCCCTGTGTTTATTGGAGAACTTATAATCGGGCGTTCCTCTCAACTAAGTGCAGTAGGAGCTTTTTCTAAACTAAGCAATGAATCTCCCAAATGGAAATTATTAGGATGGCTAACCGTATTAACTACTTTTTTGATTCTTTCTTATTATTGCGTAGTTTCAGGCTGGTGTGTTAACTACATCTTTTTATCTCTTACTCATTTTACAGAGGGAAAAAACCCAGAACAGATAAGAGCGGTATTTGATACATTACAGGCATCTGGCGATATTAATCTATTTTGGGCCTTTATTTTTGTGATATGTAACGTTGGGGTTGTATGTGGTGGAGTCCGAAAAGGGATCGAATACTGGAGCCGCATGCTTACCCCTGCTCTCATGTGTATCTTAGTAAGTCTTTTTATCTTCAGCACAACGCTAGATGGATTTGGACAGGCTTTTCGTTTTGTCTTCTACCCTGATTGTTCCACATTTTCTGCTTCTAGTGTGCTTCATGCTCTTGGCATGTCATTTTTCACCTTAAGTGTTGGGTTAGGTATTATCCTAACCTATGGCAGCTATATGTCGCCCTCTGAAAATATTGCAAAAACCGGGTTGATTGTCAGCAGTATGACGGTTTTAGTGTCTCTTATGTCTGCTATGATGATCTTCCCCATTATCTTTACTTTTGGAATACAACCACAAGCAGGAGCTGGACTAGTATTTAAAACCTTACCTATTCTCTTTGCTAAGCTCCCAGGAAGCTTGGTTATTTCAACAATTTTCTTTGTTTTATTGGTTTTTACCTCTTTTACCTCATCTATTTCTCTATTTGAAGTATTAGTAGCTAATCTCATGGAGTTATTTAAGTGGCAAAGGATCAAAGCTGTTATCATTTCCTCTTCTACGGTTTTCCTATTTTCTATTCCTTCTGCTTTATCTGGATCAAGCTCTCTCTTTGCCAATTGGAAAAGTATGTATGGTCAGACATTTTTTGAAACTCTAGATTATGTAACAGGT is a window from the Candidatus Rhabdochlamydia porcellionis genome containing:
- a CDS encoding AMP nucleosidase yields the protein MREEITEEQFAIETLERYSGCEVAKFQSNLLLTNFPRYVEYFAKSRSVPVIEGAMFKVAHCPAEDISILDFKIGSPAAALVVDLCSFLPIKASLLLGMCGGLRRRYQIGDYLVPVASIRGEGTSDFYFPPDVPALSNFLMQKAVTDVLELQKAVYHIGITYTTNMRFWEFNEEFKNLLKATKAQAIEMECATLFSASYKRKFTLGALLLVSDLPLANFGIKTKKSSESVYQRYMADHVEKGMDIIKRSREMQEQRVKGAYHRNIGMGVPKSHLR
- the efp gene encoding elongation factor P, which codes for MAQYISDLRSGFKIEIEKEPYTVVSNEFVKPGKGQPFNRIKLKHLMTGRVIEKTFKSDEKIALADVEELKMRMLYKESDGIVFMDDQSFEQFTIPLSLLEDKQQWLLEEILYDVTFYKGQPIDVIPPTFMEMRIVETAPGARGDTASGRVLKPAVTESGAKIQVPIFIEEGEKIKIDTRTGEYVARV
- the epmA gene encoding EF-P lysine aminoacylase EpmA; translated protein: MSKKDLSLLYSRADLFAKVRNFFFQRKVLEVDCPALSLTAPIDPHIDVMKVCLNDKIGYLHTSPEYRMKRLLSYGIKDIYQLSHVFRDHEFGRWHNPEFTMLEWYRIDWSLEQIIRETLDLLQMALGTLPIQTYTYQEAFTQATKIDCDTCSTQSLFDCLKTHKMQISDTNWDRASLIQLVMNSVVEPTLDPHHLTVITDFPIEQAALAKTRLVDQKLVACRFEVYYKTVEIANGYQELTDPQENKLRIEKANQTRLSMGKEALPVDEKFIQDLELPSCCGVALGFDRLLALKHELNNLKPILPFSWDEA
- a CDS encoding NAD+ synthase, encoding MRIFVSQLNPTIGDLEGNTKKILYSLEQARLSNAELVLFSELILSGYPPEDLLLQRTFIEAHAYYLEQIIEASSGLIVILGLVRQNKERAEKSLINSAAVIYNRKLLGFQDKQLLPTYDVFDERRYFEPVLKTRIWPLKGKKIGILICEDMWQHLEGAYTHDPVLNLADLQPDLILNLSASPYRFQKLETRIEVCLACARTLRCPVVLCCQVGANDQLIFAGYSTYINSQAKLQQLAKGFEEDSMLFDTESISTPYTFTTDPFKDLYQALVLGVRDYFVKLGFKKACLGISGGIDSALTACIAVDALGKENVLGITMPSRYSSKQSLLDAIELAENLKITLKQIPIEKPFQAYLELLQPYFVDQKFDVTEENLQARIRGAILMAFSNKFGCLVLSTGNKSEMAMGYCTLYGDMCGGLSVLSDVTKQQVYILANLHKQRIPKSTLKKPPSAELKPNQLDSDSLPPYDIIDQVLQGYMEEHFSPEEISHQYQIPLDLVRQLIKRICNAEYKRQQAAPGIRVSQRAFQAGRRFPIVQKWI
- a CDS encoding sodium-dependent transporter, whose protein sequence is MKQMREHWGSKIGFILATAGSAIGLGSLWRFPYVTGQNGGGLFVLLYLVFTFFIALPVFIGELIIGRSSQLSAVGAFSKLSNESPKWKLLGWLTVLTTFLILSYYCVVSGWCVNYIFLSLTHFTEGKNPEQIRAVFDTLQASGDINLFWAFIFVICNVGVVCGGVRKGIEYWSRMLTPALMCILVSLFIFSTTLDGFGQAFRFVFYPDCSTFSASSVLHALGMSFFTLSVGLGIILTYGSYMSPSENIAKTGLIVSSMTVLVSLMSAMMIFPIIFTFGIQPQAGAGLVFKTLPILFAKLPGSLVISTIFFVLLVFTSFTSSISLFEVLVANLMELFKWQRIKAVIISSSTVFLFSIPSALSGSSSLFANWKSMYGQTFFETLDYVTGNWMLLFSALFTTLFIGWVMRRQTIYEEFLKGSRLSKIMYIWFFMMRWLAPIAILLIILEEAKLIDINLFSNYCHIPSNTIKGGI